The sequence below is a genomic window from Gossypium hirsutum isolate 1008001.06 chromosome A11, Gossypium_hirsutum_v2.1, whole genome shotgun sequence.
gttaaacaacttttgctaagtgatttttcgtaaaaacgagtaaaatgacataatcggtaaaaatacctaatattcataagtacatgttagagtgtgaatttgatgttgctatagaagggaaaaatgatcatcatgtcataaaacataagaaaataggatgaggtttaatttacgagccttgggaaaaaagtacaaatatgtgaaagtttaagggcaaaatggtaatttttccaaagtcgTATTAggggttgttttgatgaatgaatgtattaaataaattaatttggcattatagatcaagagaaactaGATTCAAGTCGagatcaggggaaaaataaagtttacgaggaataggctcgattgctaatattttgtatcgaggtaagttcatgtgtaaataaggtaacataattgtcattttaagtaatttaatgttatttatatgatatgatgattaatatcatgaaatattatgctttgtggttattattgagtaatatgcaaattatgtatactacttgttaaatatgaattgctaccgagtatcggtttcgatattccgtggaagacggaaaagatgtgtgatcgaggaaaaatcccgtttgaaccttgggaatatattagggtacaagtgacatgtcactaggatggttgagttccgaactcgttgagttgagtccgagttcatgagatgtaactaagtatccgagcttgttgagttgagtccgagttcacttatggatacgaacgccagagctcattgagttgagtccaagttcatttatgggcgggttacatggtagcttggctacatagatttcaaaagctattgagcttgtttagctatgagtatagcacttatgtgcacattatccgtgtatccgaaatcatattccgatgtgttcaacgggagatctctaatagaataaggagaatgcctaatacgatggtgacatgttggtaagtgtgatgAAATTTGACAGCTATGTGTTTAAACCCTTGGGTTGAGAACTTAGTATGATGAAATTgtagtaagatattaaatgcaaatgtaacatgaatgtcttggtgttgtttatgcaaataatgtttatgttgaatggcatgattatgttacttgttatttgcatgtgaacttactaagcatctatgcttactccATCTTTTTCAtcctttgtagttttgacaagtccaTTTGGAGATCGGGAcagtcggaggcacgctcacactatcactggacaatcgcggtataatgacttgaaatttttggaaatatggcatgtatagcattccaatcattttgtgtgtatcatcttacgatatggccatagatggaatggaaatgtttgagaatgattagctattggaatgctaatcaagtttatatatgataacatgtatgttttatgtcttaactaaaccatgaaaatccttggaaaggtaaaattggccacaaaatagaatcagacagcagtagtgacatgaatttgaaaaatcactaaaaatagtaaaaatggaattaaaggatgaataagttgtgaaatcgaatcttgatgagtctattttcatatggatggaacaaaacaggtaaatgagttatattttatgagataattaagttttggtggaacagggttagAGTGGTCtctaaatcccctattctgaatttaaaaattcaccataaattttaaaaaataattagaagtcatgttttatatttatagattccttattgagtctagttttatgaaaaataaatggcataatcattgaaactctgtacagggagatatctaattcgaaatacacaggggtcagagtagtcgaaccctaaaataggagAGACTTCAatcaataaactgtactaattagctcaacaaaaaattctagaaaacaattactagatagatatatgagtctagtttcagggaaaatttacggatcttaatttcgagttttggaactcgagatatgaatttttaagcgactgtgatgcagttaaccagcttgtctggaaattttaaaataaattgtttaagctgtttaattaatgaattaagtttagtaacacctcgtactcgactctggagacggtctcgggtacgggggcgttacaaAAACCATGGTTGAAGATACTATAGaagcgtgacatgaaatgaataagaccatggttgaaagataccatggcaacgtgacatgaaaagaataagaccatggttgaaagataccatggcaacatgacagaaaatgagtaagaccatagttgaaagacactatggcatcatgtctaAGATAAATAAAACCGTGGATGGGAGACtctatgacatctattgaacaattgatatttaggtaatatgtatcagatgacgaatggttatatgaaatggttgtgtgaaatgtttacaagaactggtcatatggaaatatatgtacaaaatagttgtatgaaataattatgaagatagataaacgaaataagaataagtacatggaatataatttatgttaagtttgatataaactttaccggaataaatatacataaaatatatggaaatgatggagcatgaaatattgatataatgaaatgattgatatatacttatgaagaaatggtaagagaatgatatgtttcatgacatgtacatatataattatctttgatatgttgatacaaggaaattatgtaagtaaagacaattattaaactcaagtgtgacatgtcgagaaaataagtatatcaatgttgaatttagatgaaatatgtgcaagtatactaacgatgatgttgtttgacgcttagacaagtgccaagctattgattgaatggtaacatgtttaattataaggatcattgaaatggtaagtacttagatgaaaataaaatttaagattttgcgaaaaaaaatttctatgatctcgatttaattccggttggtttctaatgtatgtttggggcttcgagggcccaatagagagacgttatgattattttcaaaatatgaataataaattactcagaattatctgaaaatgttcagtaaactccagtaatgcctcgtaccctattccggcaatggatacgggtagggggtgttacagaaaaggCAATCAACATCAGCTTCAGAAACCTTAAGAAGCTTGAAATCAAGTATGAAAGAAATTGTTGATGCATAAAAAGAATCTCATACTGCCTCAATGATAATGGGGGAAGTCCTCATCATTTTGGTCTCTCTAACTTCTATGTCAGATATATGTAGAAGCTGCAACAAAGTAGGCCCAAATTAGTAACATCGTTCCATATCAAGTATACTTCAATATGACATGTAGAATGAAATCATCCAGGATCCAACCTGAATTGCCAAGGCCaagataatttaaaaatcatatttggtTATATAAGGTCAACATTTTCATACTAACTTTGTTTGCAACAAAAACTTCATACAACTCAGCTTATAAGATTAACCATCTTATCGAGATCCATATAACATGAGTTAGCTATACAGTTTAACAAACTTGTCACTTTCTTACCTTgtttgtaataccccttacccggcCCGGTATCTAGACTAGAGTAAAGAGATACTAGAGTAACTTTCCACAACCAATAATCACTTACTAAGCAATAATTACTTATTGATAATTGATATTCTAAATAATCAAGCATAATAAGTTTTAAAACTCTAAAAGTACCTAATTGTAAAATCCAAGCATAGAATAGGATAGGTTTACAAAATTTCTAaggttttaatgaaaatattgaaaattcgTAGTTGGCATTGATATTGAAACGACACCTTtttgaaaatcgataccaaaattgAATATTGTTTTCTTTGCAAAACAATGGTATCGATACTTATTTTAGGGTATCAATACTTTATGAAAAAGTATCAATActcaaataaaaatcaataccaaattagtATTCTATTTTGTTAGAAAACTGTTCAAATGGTCAAATATCAATACCAAATGCTAAAGTATTGATACTTGTTTTTAAAATGGTAAAACCTTATCTTTAAAAGTTCAATTCATGCCAAAATTCACCTATCTTACAATAGACAATTAAAATAACCTATTCAAACATTTATAAGACTAACCAATgtgtcctcattgacaccacaattcaatatcCAAACTAAAATAACATTCCAAACTAAAGTAATTGCATTTAAAGTACTCAAACATCCTTAACAATACATACCAAGATACCACCTCTTTCAATCTATAAGTCAAATTGACATATTCACTCACTTTCATAAAatttataccaaatataccaaacaagTTCCAAACATAAATATATACCAAACCAACAACATATTCACATGTACCAAAATATATCTAAAGACAAGCATCATTCAAGTTTAACAACTTCACAAAATATCCACATAAATTCATTTAACCTATTACAAGCCATATAAAACCTAATACGAgcattcaaaaactaccgatagATTTTCGGATAGTGAATCTTGAAGTCGATTCGATCGCCCGTATCTACAAGAAAACAGTAAATAAGCACAAGTAAGCTtacttaagcttagtaagttctacaaaataaaaataataattaacttaCTGAGTAAACTTAATCAATACAGAAAAGTCATAAATCATAGTCCTATCATTCATAATTAGAGCACAGGTGAATCAAAAACTTGTATACGAATGAATCAatttaatcaattattttatAACACTAAATATACCCAATGAACATTGTAATAGATTTGGATACATGATtaaccaaccaaacacaccaaaacGCTCAAATGCGCTCACCAATCGGGAACACACTTGGGCACCAAGTGTCAAGCCCGTAGGCTGACATCCCTCTGAAACACAACTCAGCACTAAGTGTCAAGCCCGTAGGCTTTACATCTGCCCTCGAAACATACCTGAAGCACTATAATAAAACACGAcagttcacaacaaatgctgaacttCGGTATATTCAGTAAACATGAATAAGACCAGAATAATCATCTCAATATCAACCAAATCCCGTATAACGTGTgttataacctattggcatgccaaccgTATCCTATCCTACGTTCATCAGCTCACATGTTTATCATGTATCAACATTTAATACAATTTCTTTTCCAAATCATTCCACTTGCCACATTTCAATACTTCCAagtcattttaatattttcattcataagtaattaaatgtttaaaaatatattaaaattaaccCGTACGAACTTACCATGGCCAAAATGCAGAAACATCAAATGTTCAGGGACTAATCCACAACCTTTCCTTTTCCATGATTATCAACTTGatattgatctataatataatttattccatTTATTACCCTCAACTtcacattctattcaatttaatgcatctaatttcttatttataatatttacacatttgcTCCAAACATTTACATTCTATACAATTGGGTCCCCAAAGATCAAAACatgattatttctaaaattaaccCTTTTTCCCATAGAATCAAATTTTAACCACTCCAAACCGGCCCCTACTCATGCTAAAATTTCTCAAGAAAGCCtaataatttctatttattttatcccTAATCTTAAAAAATCTTAAACGAAAATCGTGGAGAGAAAAGAAATTGGATGTATtttccttctctctctctctccaaaatcaacctaatccaataattttttttaaaattggcattTTGGGGCAATTCACCCAAATATCTACTTTTAGTTATAGTTCCAAAGAAAAAAAACGTGGTTAgttcattcaaatcaatattataaattaattaattattttttaaaatcactatATGTAAAAATAACTACATAATTTTTTACTTCTCGTCCACGTTGcaggtatatatatattagtttctCAAACatcaatattattatatttatggtcaCTAAAATATTcgtaagtttacattttgattACTTAActttaaaaggttataaaatgattattggATTATTCGAAagctttcatttaagtcattaaactattcgaaagttttttgtttaagtcattaggttgttaagtttttatttaaaaaaagccTGGCTAGCGAGCTCCAAGCAACAATTTGTATGGTAGATCAATAGCCATCAACAAGTAGAAAAACATATTGTAAATCCAAGTCAATCTGACAATCAATGTTGAAGATTGAAGAATAAAGCTATTTTGATTTTGGTTCGTAGATTCATGATATtcaaatatatttcataaaaaaaaactgaattgtAAAAGAGAAGGAAATGAAGAGAATTTAATTGGTGAAAATGGTGTGAGCAAAGAAGGCCATACTGTAATGATTGTAATAGCTCGATGACTTAAATAATTGAATAGTTAAAAGatcattttgtaacatttttaaaattgagtgactaaaacataatttactaataatttagtgacatcaaatataatttatcttgaaaataataatatcgATGTGTGACAAACtggaataaataaaaagaaagagaaattatacctaccattttcataaataagaaTCAAACTTCCAATTATATGATTAAAAAATGAACAATCATCACACTAGACTTTGTAGTTAGGTATAAATGCCTTAAATTTATTTCTTCCaatgatttttatcattttaaaaaataatttaaaaaaatttcatagtATAAAACtagtgaatattttttaaaaatgaatcaGTAATTcacaagaaaaaataaataaatatttgacaaaaaccaataaaaaatttaaagattacGGAATAGTTGAAACTGTTGGTATTTCTGGTGTTCGGGCTAAAAACAAACATGTCAAAAGTCAACAAGAAAACCTCAAAAAAGAGAACGCTCCGGAGCGAACACCTTGATGCTATAATCTACTATTATCAGACCTTTAATGCCAGCGCTGGAAAGCAATACAGCTACTAAAACCTCATCTGATTTTAATCTATAAAGGATCATATTCACTCTGCCCTCAATCATGTCTTCATATGACCGACATCAAATATAGCTATTAATTAACCAGAAGCCATTAATATCAGTACATGTTACAAAGTTGGACGCAACAGATTACAACAAGGGAAGTTGGGGGAGACTAAGCAAATAATTATCGATCATCTGTCAAGTCAAGGATAGTCTTAGGTGAAATgacaaaagataaaataaaacatacCAAGAAAAATTAATTCACTACACAATCCTATCCTATTTCTTATTTAAGACGTAGATGGGAACAGTGGGTTTGGTTTTATATCTATAGAGGACCTTCGTCTTCTTGAGCAAGGGGTTATCAAAGGTTATAACTATCTTCCCTGGTTCACTAATATAAAATGCATTCCTAACACCCTCtcctttcttcttttccttctcGTTTTGGAGCAACACTTTGTACGACCCTTCATCGTCTGGAATGAACTCTTCCTTGTAGGATACATCACATGATCCCACCACTGTTAAATCCCAAACCAGTGTTACTCCAGCCTGATATAAATCACATACATACATTGGTCAGTTTTTCACATATATTAGCTGGGTTTTTTTTGGTACATTGGAGGGTTTGGGTCATTAAATTTGTACCTGAGGAGCTGGAATTCGGATGTGCTCAAATGAATTTGCTCTAACCGTAACCTCTGAAACCTTGTCTTCTGGGGAAAAGTCGTCGTCGTTATCTCTTTTGAAACCTCCATATTCAACTGGAAGGTTTTCTGGGGGTATAAACCTAGTTTCCAGAAAAGATGGATTAAAAGGAGAAACAAGCTGTAAATATTTGTTACTGAATAGATTATAAGATTTCTTACTTGAGAAGAGTGGAAGTAACTTTCCCTGGTCTGGCAATAACAATCTTGCTTTTCTTTCTCTGAGTTTTCAGCCGGGAAGAAAACGTATGGGAGATATAATACCACAAGGGAACATTTATGATTATCTGCAATTATCTCAATGGTTAAGATATGGAGAAATGATCAATTAATCAAAAAgtacgtatgtatgtatgtattatgTGGTTTTACATTTAGATGGATGAGGTGAGGATAATGATCTTGAAACAACTTCCAAGATTTTCGACAAACAGAACGAAGTTCCTTTGTGGTAGGCCCTTGTGCGTGCTTCATATCTATGATCTGAACAATGGAGTTGGTTCCACCAGGTTGAAACCTGAGTTCCTTAATAGCCTTCTCCATGTATTGAACTCTCCATCTTAAGAACTTTTCGCGCTTCTCTTCTGAACCAAGTATTCTATATTGGGTTTGCTGGTCTTTCAAGGCACCGTATACGTTGTAATACACAGGGTGACCGTCCTTGTCGCTACTATTTTGGTAAGTCAAGTTTTCGAAACCAGGAACCAGATTTTCTTCCAGAATTTCATCGGCTTTGAATTCCTTCCGCCATTTTAACG
It includes:
- the LOC107923360 gene encoding patellin-4 → MGKKRENINKAKESGQVQDQNMANLFDYEIALQVQEGHEKGCPSQTNSDQETDEETFEEPPSVREDRRNIAMRMKERKFKALVEFRCRVEDAILGDYLFGKPSNKVGGEDNAKAIEQQKEITLWGVPLMPSKRHGGTDIVLLKFLEVKDYKVLEALEMLQRTLKWRKEFKADEILEENLVPGFENLTYQNSSDKDGHPVYYNVYGALKDQQTQYRILGSEEKREKFLRWRVQYMEKAIKELRFQPGGTNSIVQIIDMKHAQGPTTKELRSVCRKSWKLFQDHYPHLIHLNIIINVPLWYYISHTFSSRLKTQRKKSKIVIARPGKVTSTLLKFIPPENLPVEYGGFKRDNDDDFSPEDKVSEVTVRANSFEHIRIPAPQAGVTLVWDLTVVGSCDVSYKEEFIPDDEGSYKVLLQNEKEKKKGEGVRNAFYISEPGKIVITFDNPLLKKTKVLYRYKTKPTVPIYVLNKK